One Nicotiana tomentosiformis chromosome 4, ASM39032v3, whole genome shotgun sequence genomic window carries:
- the LOC104110024 gene encoding GDSL esterase/lipase EXL3-like has protein sequence MLVIFFVCFVLFSISSCEGKVQLPNNVVVKAVFAFGDSIVDQGNNNDMTTLAKCNFPPYGKDFKGGIPTGRFCNGKTPPDILVEELGIAELVPAYLDPNLNTEDLKTGVSFASGGCGFDPLTSTLATAIPLSSQLTQFKEYIEKLKGLVGEEETNYILQNSLFMVVAGSDDLANTYFTGGIRLKQDINSYTNLMMAKASEFVQELYKLGARKIGFFGIPPLGCLPSQRTLAGGFNRECVQEYNQAAQLANTKLSAAINSLSKNLPQSKLVFIDIYYPLLDFIVNPKKYGFEEVEKGCCGTGKIEVTLLCNKFSGTCEDNTKYLFWDSYHPTEKAYRILVDQILKKYINNFL, from the exons ATGTTGGTTATATTCTTTGTTTGTTTTGTGTTGTTTAGTATAAGCTCATGTGAAGGGAAAGTGCAGTTACCGAATAATGTAGTTGTAAAAGCGGTTTTTGCATTTGGAGATTCAATTGTAGATCAAGGAAATAATAATGATATGACAACATTAGCAAAGTGTAATTTTCCACCTTATGGTAAGGACTTCAAAGGTGGAATACCCACCGGAAGATTCTGCAATGGCAAGACGCCGCCGGACATCTTAG TGGAAGAACTAGGGATAGCAGAGCTGGTGCCAGCTTACCTTGATCCAAATTTGAACACTGAAGATCTCAAAACTGGAGTAAGCTTTGCATCTGGAGGTTGTGGATTTGACCCTTTAACATCTACCCTCGCG ACAGCCATACCACTATCATCACAATTGACTCAATTCAAAGAATATATTGAGAAGCTGAAAGGGTTAGTTGGGGAAGAAGAAACCAACTATATTTTACAAAATAGCCTATTTATGGTGGTTGCTGGCAGTGATGATCTTGCCAATACATATTTCACTGGTGGAATTCGCTTAAAGCAGGATATTAACTCATATACTAATCTCATGATGGCCAAAGCTTCTGAATTTGTCCAA GAATTGTACAAGTTAGGAGCAAGAAAAATTGGATTTTTTGGAATTCCACCATTAGGGTGTTTGCCATCGCAGAGAACACTAGCTGGAGGGTTTAATAGAGAGTGTGTTCAAGAATACAATCAAGCAGCGCAGTTGGCCAACACCAAACTCTCTGCTGCAATTAATTCATTATCCAAaaacttacctcaatccaagctcgTTTTCATCGATATTTATTATCCTCTACTTGATTTCATTGTCAATCCTAAAAAATATG GATTTGAAGAAGTAGAGAAAGGGTGTTGTGGCACAGGAAAAATAGAGGTGACATTATTATGCAACAAATTCAGTGGAACATGTGAAGATAATACAAAGTATTTATTTTGGGATAGCTATCATCCCACTGAGAAAGCTTACAGGATTCTTGTTGATCAGATTCTTAAAAAATATATCAACAACTTCTTGTAA
- the LOC104110025 gene encoding protein FREE1: protein MQQGDYTSSNPYYNYPQNPNLGHNSAPIPNPTPSPPSYASAPPFTATYTPSSDYSSYPSSDYSSYPSSYPPPYPDLLSAAPAPPLQSYNPPPPPPPAPALQQPQPSSPFPSFESHAHSQPQQPYYPSANSPYPSNYPTQYDQSGPYFEESGDKYVNYGSGRGGEFGQDIYGDGVFAYKGSKLEPYGARGTAPKSSTWSSFDDFGRPIGYNSSPKGKLSAPAAKIVKAVPKVDTQQDAKSGVQKFRVKLLAESGGQSTQDVLCQIGLDGIRMLDPSTNRTLRIYPLDTITRCDVTDSSTFAFWSKSAVDIEPRRIRLQSNSYTTSTLLDTVTAATVQFKEIGGRIRPSESPKVAEQPSEKKKGLVDWINIVKPVNEEKDHWVPDEAVSKCTACGSAFNAFVRKHHCRNCGDIFCDKCTQGRTALTADENTPAVRVCDRCMAEVSRRLSSAKEAANRSTGLQSHEDLAKKLQEEMERNRRESSGSRSDRSGRMKEVACPTCTVHLQVQVPSSGSETIECGVCQHPFLVSSH, encoded by the exons ATGCAACAAGGCGATTACACCAGTTCCAATCCCTATTACAACTATCCTCAGAACCCTAATTTGGGCCATAATTCAGCTCCGATCCCAAACCCCACCCCGTCACCACCGTCCTACGCCTCTGCTCCGCCGTTCACCGCTACTTACACTCCCTCTTCAGATTACTCTTCTTATCCCTCTTCAGATTACTCTTCTTATCCCTCTTCTTACCCTCCCCCTTATCCCGATTTACTTTCCGCTGCTCCAGCACCTCCCTTACAATCTTACAAccctccaccaccaccaccaccggcGCCGGCGCTGCAACAGCCTCAGCCGTCCTCTCCATTTCCTTCATTTGAATCTCATGCTCATTCGCAGCCTCAGCAGCCTTATTATCCTTCAGCTAATTCTCCGTATCCTTCAAATTACCCAACTCAATATGATCAGAGTGGGCCCTACTTTGAGGAATCTGGGGATAAATATGTAAATTATGGTTCGGGCAGAGGAGGTGAATTTGGGCAAGATATTTATGGTGATGGAGTATTTGCTTATAAAGGTAGTAAATTAGAGCCATATGGGGCACGAGGGACTGCTCCAAAGTCATCAACTTGGTCAAGTTTTGATGATTTTGGAAGGCCAATTGGGTATAATTCTTCTCCAAAGGGAAAATTATCAGCTCCAGCTGCGAAGATCGTGAAGGCAGTACCCAAGGTGGATACACAGCAGGATGCGAAAAGTGGAGTGCAGAAGTTTAGAGTAAAGTTATTAGCCGAAAGTGGAGGACAGAGTACCCAGGATGTTCTTTGCCAG ATTGGCTTGGATGGAATCCGCATGTTGGACCCAAGCACTAACCGGACGTTAAGAATATATCCTCTTGACACGATAACTAGATGTGAT GTAACTGATTCATCTACCTTTGCCTTTTGGTCAAAAAGTGCGGTGGATATAGAACCAAGGCGTATCAGACTGCAGTCAAACAGTTACACAACCAGTACTCTTTTAGATACAGTCACGGCAGCTACTGTACAG TTCAAGGAGATAGGTGGAAGAATTAGGCCTTCTGAATCTCCAAAGGTGGCTGAACAGCCTAGTGAGAAGAAGAAAGGTTTAGTTGATTGGATTAATATAGTGAAGCCGGTCAATGAGGAGAAAGATCACTGG GTTCCTGATGAAGCAGTTTCCAAGTGCACAGCTTGTGGATCAGCGTTTAATGCTTTTGTGCGCAAG CATCATTGTCGGAATTGTGGGGATATTTTCTGTGACAAATGCACTCAGGGAAGAACTGCACTTACAGCTGATGAGAATACACCAGCTGTCAGAGTTTGTGACCGATGTATG GCTGAGGTTTCTCGTAGGTTGAGCAGTGCAAAGGAAGCTGCCAATCGATCAACTGGACTGCAAAGTCATGAAGACCTTGCCAAGAAGCTTCAG GAGGAGATGGAGAGAAACCGCAGAGAATCATCCG GCTCAAGGTCAGATCGTTCGGGTAGGATGAAAGAGGTCGCTTGCCCGACTTGTACAGTGCATTTGCAG GTTCAAGTTCCCAGCTCGGGTTCAGAAACTATAGAGTGTGGGGTTTGCCAGCATCCATTCCTCGTCAGCTCACACTGA